In the Taeniopygia guttata chromosome 12, bTaeGut7.mat, whole genome shotgun sequence genome, one interval contains:
- the GRM2 gene encoding metabotropic glutamate receptor 2, translating into MAVPLAAWLGLMHLATCLAAGHGMAGKKEISMDGDLVIGGLFPVHEKGVGSEDCGKINEHRGIQRLEAMLFALDEINKDGSILPGVKLGAHILDTCSKDTYALEQSLDFVRASLTRVDGSEHICPDGSYAVHDDVPTAITGVIGGSYSDVSIQVANLLRLFQIPQISYASTSAKLSDKSRYDYFARTVPPDFYQAKAMAEILRFFNWTYVSTVASEGDYGETGIEAFEQEARMRNICIATSEKVGRSMNKKTYDGVVRALLQKPNARVVVLFTRSEDARELLAAAQRANVSFMWVASDGWGALESVVAGSEAVAEGAITIELAAYPIKEFASYFRNLHPYNNSRNPWFREFWEQKFRCSFHTQDCSRYSLKTGKFEPESKITFVINAVYAMAHSLHNMHRTLCPNSTKLCDAMKPVNGKRFYKDFILNVNFDAPFRPADTESVVRFDRYGDGIGRYNIFNYHYVDGRYRYQKVGYWAEGLMLDTSLIPWAETSIPVSQCSDPCKKNEIKSMQPGDICCWICIPCQPYEYLLDEFTCMDCGLGYWPNETLNGCYELPQEYIRWKDVWAIGPVTISCLGFISTLFVIGVFVKNNDTPIVKASGRELCYILLTGVLMCYSMTFIFIAKPSTGVCTLRRLGLGTSFAVCYSALLTKTNRIARIFSGVKEGVQRPRFISPTSQVVICMALISCQLIIVIIWLLVETPGTGKETEPDKRYIVTLKCNNRDSNMLISLTYNVLLIVLCTVYAFKTRKCPENFNEAKFIGFTMYTTCIIWLAFLPIFYVTSSDYRVQTTTMCISVSLSGTVVLGCLFTPKLHIILFQPQKNVASHRVGTARFSVAAASSSQSHGSASPYVPTVCNGREVVDSTTSSL; encoded by the exons ATGGCGGTGCCCTTGGCcgcctggctggggctgatgCACCTGGCCACCTGTCTGGCTGCTGGGCACGGCATGGCTGGCAAGAAGGAGATCAGCATGGATGGGGACCTGGTGATTGGGGGCCTCTTTCCCGTCCATGAGAAAGGAGTGGGGAGCGAAGACTGCGGCAAGATAAACGAGCACCGGGGCATCCAGCGCCTGGAGGCCATGCTCTTCGCCCTGGACGAGATCAACAAGGACGGGAGCATCCTGCCAGGGGTGAAGCTGGGTGCTCACATCCTCGACACCTGTTCCAAGGACACCTATGCCCTAGAGCAGTCCCTTGACTTCGTCCGTGCCTCCCTTACCAGGGTGGATGGTTCTGAGCACATCTGCCCCGATGGCTCCTACGCCGTCCACGATGATGTTCCCACTGCCATCACCGGCGTCATCGGGGGCTCCTACAGTGACGTTTCCATCCAG GTGGCCAACCTGCTGCGGCTCTTCCAGATCCCACAGATCAGCTATGCCTCCACCAGTGCCAAGCTCAGTGACAAGTCCCGCTATGACTACTTTGCCCGCACTGTCCCTCCAGACTTCTACCAAGCCAAAGCCATGGCAGAGATCCTCCGCTTCTTCAACTGGACCTACGTCTCCACTGTGGCCTCAGAGGGAGACTACGGGGAGACGGGGATCGAGGCCTTTGAGCAAGAAGCCCGCATGCGCAACATCTGCATCGCCACCTCGGAGAAGGTGGGGCGCTCCATGAACAAGAAGACCTACGATGGAGTGGTGCGGGCTCTGCTGCAGAAGCCCAATGCCAGAGTGGTCGTGCTATTCACCCGAAGTGAAGATGcccgggagctgctggcagctgctcagaGAGCCAACGTGTCCTTCATGTGGGTGGCCAGCGATGGGTGGGGAGCCCTGGAGAGCGTGGTGGCCGGGAGTGAAGCAGTGGCGGAGGGAGCCATCACCATAGAACTGGCAGCCTATCCCATTAAGGAGTTTGCTTCCTACTTCCGTAACCTCCACCCTTACAATAACAGCCGAAATCCCTGGTTCCGGGAGTTTTGGGAGCAGAAGTTTAGATGCAGCTTCCACACACAGGACTGTAGTCGGTACTCCCTCAAGACAGGCAAGTTTGAGCCAGAGTCCAAGATCACATTTGTGATCAATGCAGTCTATGCCATGGCTCACTCTCTTCACAACATGCACCGGACATTGTGCCCCAACTCCACCAAGCTCTGTGATGCCATGAAGCCTGTCAATGGCAAGAGGTTTTACAAGGACTTTATACTCAATGTTAATTTTGATG ctccattcAGGCCAGCGGACACGGAGAGCGTTGTTCGATTTGACCGCTACGGGGATGGGATCGGGCGCTACAACATCTTCAACTACCACTACGTGGACGGGCGGTATCGGTACCAGAAAGTGGGCTACTGGGCAGAGGGGCTCATGCTTGACACCAGCCTCATCCCCTGGGCTGAGACCTCCATTCCCGTGTCCCAGTGCAGCGACCCCTGCAAGAAAAATGAGATCAAGAGCATGCAGCCCGGAGACATTTGCTGCTGGATCTGCATTCCCTGCCAGCCCTACGAGTACCTGCTGGATGAGTTCACCTGCATGGACTGCGGTCTTGGTTACTGGCCCAACGAGACCCTGAATGGCTGCTACGAGCTGCCCCAAGAGTACATCCGCTGGAAAGATGTCTGGGCCATTGGTCCCGTCACTATCTCTTGCCTGGGTTTTATCTCCACCCTCTTCGTTATCGGAGTCTTTGTGAAGAACAACGACACTCCCATCGTGAAGGCCTCTGGACGAGAGCTGTGCTACATTCTGCTGACCGGGGTGCTCATGTGCTACAGCATGACCTTCATCTTCATCGCAAAGCCCTCCACCGGGGTGTGCACGCTGCGGCGCCTGGGGCTGGGCACGTCCTTCGCCGTCTGCTACTCGGCCCTCTTGACCAAGACGAATCGGATTGCCAGGATCTTCAGTGGGGTGAAGGAGGGGGTCCAGCGCCCCCGCTTCATAAGCCCAACGTCACAGGTGGTCATCTGCATGGCCCTCATCTCTTGCCAGCTGATCATCGTCATCATCTGGCTGCTGGTGGAGACCCCTGGCACAGGCAAGGAGACTGAGCCTGACAAGAGGTACATTGTCACCCTCAAGTGCAACAACCGTGACTCAAACATGCTCATTTCGCTCACCTATAATGTCCTCTTGATTGTCCTCTGCACGGTCTACGCCTTCAAGACACGGAAATGTCCCGAAAACTTCAACGAGGCCAAGTTCATTGGGTTCACCATGTACACGACCTGCATCATCTGGCTGGCCTTCCTGCCTATCTTCTACGTGACCTCCAGCGACTACCGT GTCCAGACCACCACCATGTGCATCTCGGTGAGCCTCAGCGGCACCGTGGTCCTCGGCTGCCTCTTCACCCCCAAGCTCCACATCATACTCTTCCAGCCGCAGAAGAACGTGGCCAGTCACCGCGTGGGCACTGCTCGGTTCAGTgtggcagcagccagctccagccagTCCCACG GCTCAGCCTCGCCATACGTGCCCACGGTGTGCAATGGCCGTGAGGTGGTGGATTCCACAACATCATCCTTGTGA
- the RRP9 gene encoding U3 small nucleolar RNA-interacting protein 2, which yields MGAVGGVAWLPVAAGPTCGGSMAAAAGGRRAKGPRGAAARRRPAAPGADGRARATAGRPADEEVSSDSETESPLLGRRRREAAEEEVEETPQEKKLRLAKQYLEELRQLEEERAEDEEEFEPADLIGDRLKEDVLEQRGRLQRLVAKDVQPPDPARICVLRGHQLPVTCLVISPDDRFIFSASKDGSLIKWEVDSGKRLCVVPGGKKGTEEQHMGHASQVLCMAISSDGKYLATGDRNKLIMIWDAATCKRLHIFRGHRDAVSGLSFRKGTHQLYSASHDRCVKVWDVAENAYVETLFGHQDIITGLDSLSRECCVTAGGRDGTVRLWKIPEESQLIFCGHQGSIDCIQLINEEHMVSGADDGSLALWGLTKKKPLALARQAHGEQDSQGLQQPYWISAVAALRNSDLLATGSHSGSVKLWKCGEGFRKLEHLLDIPLVGFVNSLKFSASGDFLVAGTGQEHRLGRWWRIKEAKNSICIIPLKQKTTASSPEAPGSS from the exons ATGGGCGCTGTCGGGGGCGTGGCCTGGCTCCCGGTGGCGGCGGGGCCCACGTGCGGCGGCagcatggcggcggcggcgggcggcagGCGCGCCAAGGGCCCGCGCGGCGCGGCGGCACGGCGGCGGCCGGCG GCACCGGGCGCCGATGGGAGAGCGCGGGCGACGGCCGGTCGGCCCGCCGACGAGGAAGTGTCTAGCGACTCTGAGACAGAGAG CCCGTTGctggggcggcggcggcgagagGCAGcggaggaggaggtggaggagacGCCGCAGGAGAAGAAGCTGCGCTTGGCCAAGCAGTACCTGGAGGAGCTCCGCCAGCTCG AGGAGGAGCGGGCGGAGGACGAGGAGGAATTCGAGCCCGCGGATCTCATCGGTGACCGGCTGAAGGAGGACGTG TTGGAGCAGAGAGGCCGGCTGCAGCGCCTGGTCGCCAAAGAT gTACAGCCTCCAGATCCAGCCAGGATCTGTGTGCTGCGGGGACACCAGCTGCCTGTTACCTGCCTCGTCATCTCTCCTGATGACAGAttcattttttctgcttccaaggACGGCTCCCTCATCAAAT GGGAGGTGGACAGTGGGAAGAGGCTGTGCGTGGTGCCCGGGGGGAAGAAGGGCACGGAGGAGCAGCACATGGGGCACGCATCCCAAGTCCTTTGCATGGCCATTTCGTCGGACGGCAAGTACCTG GCTACGGGAGACAGGAACAAGCTGATCATGATCTGGGATGCAGCCACCTGCAAGCGCCTGCACATCTTCAGAGGGCACCGCGACGCCGTCTCA GGCCTGTCCTTCCGAAAGGGCACACACCAGCTGTACAGCGCTTCCCACGACCGCTGCGTCAAGGTCTGGGACGTGGCTGAGAACGCATACGTGGAGACCCT GTTCGGGCACCAGGACATCATCACAGGGCTGGACAGCCTGAGCCGGGAGTGCTGTGTGACAGCGGGGGGGCGGGATGGCACCGTGCGGCTCTGGAAGATCCCTGAGGAATCACAGCTCATCTTTTGTGGGCACCA GGGCTCCATCGACTGTATCCAGCTCATCAACGAGGAGCACATGGTGTCTGGTGCTGATGATGG GTCTTTAGCCCTGTGGGGGCTGACGAAGAAGAAGCCGCTGGCACTGGCTCGGCAGGCGCACGGAGAGCAGGACAGCCAGGGCCTGCAGCAGCCCTACTGGATCTCAGCCGTGGCTGCCCTGCGCAACAGCGACCTCCTGGCCACAG GATCCCACAGCGGCAGTGTGAAGCTCTGGAAGTGTGGCGAAGGATTTCGGAAGCTGGAGCACCTCTTGGACATTCCCTTG GTGGGTTTTGTCAACAGCCTCAAGTTCTCAGCATCTGGTGACTTCCTGGtggctggcactgggcaggAGCACCG GCTGGGACGGTGGTGGAGAATCAAAGAAGCCAAAAACAGTATCTGCATCATCCCCCTGAAGCAGAAGACTacagcctccagccctgaagCCCCTGGCAGCTCCTAG
- the NAA80 gene encoding N-alpha-acetyltransferase 80 isoform X1 — MRRMGSVSEELSLVPLHQRPELLEACAKLLGEEWGKSRASRLHTLQRSSDAFPACLLLLRSRAPSETPAAHEGPCELVGHVRLSRVVSRPHDLFVESVVVARALRGQGYGRRLMEATEQWARNRGFRCLHLTTHDKQHFYAHLGFVLGEPVQNVAFLSPAISSEVLRLFSAPSGAATAPTTRPWVPAVPPPPPPPLTVPPPPAPPTVIWAGGVLAESGEQSLLESPHRDAKGLPIFWMKKDI; from the exons A TGAGAAGAATGGGTTCTGTGTCAGAGGAGCTCAGCTTGGTCCCCTTGCACCAGAGGCCGGAGCTGCTGGAAGCCTGTGCCAAGCTGCTGGGCGAGGAGTGGGGGAAGAGCCGGGCGTCGCGGCTCCACACGCTCCAGCGCTCCTCGGACGCCTTCCCcgcctgcctgctgctgctgcggaGCCGGGCCCCCAGCGAGACCCCCGCCGCCCATGAGGGGCCCTGCGAGCTCGTGGGCCACGTCCGACTCTCCCGCGTGGTCAGCCGTCCCCATGACCTCTTCGTGGAGAGCGTGGTGGTggcgcgggcgctgcggggCCAGGGCTATGGGCGGCGGCTGATGGAGGCCACGGAGCAGTGGGCCCGGAACCGGGGCTTTCGCTGCCTGCACCTCACCACCCATGACAAGCAGCATTTCTATGCCCACCTGGGCTTTGTCCTGGGTGAGCCAGTGCAGAACGTGGCCTTTCTCAGCCCGGCTATATCCTCTGAGGTGCTGCGGCTCTTCTCTGCCCCTTCTGGGGCTGCCACTGCCCCCACCACCAGGCCATGGGTACCCGCTGTCCCCCCGCCTCCCCCGCCGCCCCTCACTGTCCCCCCACCACCTGCCCCACCGACTGTGATCTGGGCGGGGGGTGTCCTGGCTGAGAGCGGCGAGCAGAGCCTCCTGGAATCCCCACACCGCGATGCCAAAGGGCTCCCCATCTTCTGGATGAAGAAGGACATCTGA
- the NAA80 gene encoding N-alpha-acetyltransferase 80 isoform X2, protein MGSVSEELSLVPLHQRPELLEACAKLLGEEWGKSRASRLHTLQRSSDAFPACLLLLRSRAPSETPAAHEGPCELVGHVRLSRVVSRPHDLFVESVVVARALRGQGYGRRLMEATEQWARNRGFRCLHLTTHDKQHFYAHLGFVLGEPVQNVAFLSPAISSEVLRLFSAPSGAATAPTTRPWVPAVPPPPPPPLTVPPPPAPPTVIWAGGVLAESGEQSLLESPHRDAKGLPIFWMKKDI, encoded by the coding sequence ATGGGTTCTGTGTCAGAGGAGCTCAGCTTGGTCCCCTTGCACCAGAGGCCGGAGCTGCTGGAAGCCTGTGCCAAGCTGCTGGGCGAGGAGTGGGGGAAGAGCCGGGCGTCGCGGCTCCACACGCTCCAGCGCTCCTCGGACGCCTTCCCcgcctgcctgctgctgctgcggaGCCGGGCCCCCAGCGAGACCCCCGCCGCCCATGAGGGGCCCTGCGAGCTCGTGGGCCACGTCCGACTCTCCCGCGTGGTCAGCCGTCCCCATGACCTCTTCGTGGAGAGCGTGGTGGTggcgcgggcgctgcggggCCAGGGCTATGGGCGGCGGCTGATGGAGGCCACGGAGCAGTGGGCCCGGAACCGGGGCTTTCGCTGCCTGCACCTCACCACCCATGACAAGCAGCATTTCTATGCCCACCTGGGCTTTGTCCTGGGTGAGCCAGTGCAGAACGTGGCCTTTCTCAGCCCGGCTATATCCTCTGAGGTGCTGCGGCTCTTCTCTGCCCCTTCTGGGGCTGCCACTGCCCCCACCACCAGGCCATGGGTACCCGCTGTCCCCCCGCCTCCCCCGCCGCCCCTCACTGTCCCCCCACCACCTGCCCCACCGACTGTGATCTGGGCGGGGGGTGTCCTGGCTGAGAGCGGCGAGCAGAGCCTCCTGGAATCCCCACACCGCGATGCCAAAGGGCTCCCCATCTTCTGGATGAAGAAGGACATCTGA